One region of Natrinema salaciae genomic DNA includes:
- a CDS encoding O-acetylhomoserine aminocarboxypropyltransferase/cysteine synthase family protein: MSDDSDSEGHRFATNSIHAGQEPDSATGARAPPLYQTTSYEFDDTDHAAALFGLEEAGNIYSRIMNPTNAMLEERIATLEGGVGALATASGMAAFDLATFILAEVGDNIVSSSSLYGGTYTYLTHTVEKRGIETKFVDTLDYDAYDAAIDDDTAFVHLETIGNPALVTPDIERIADIAHDHDVPLFVDNTFATPYLCRPLEHGADLVWNSTTKWIHGAGSTVGGILVDGGSFPWADGDYPEIAEPNPAYHGINFAEAFGDAAFSAVARTRGLRDLGNQQSPFDAWVTLQKLESLPLRMEKHCENAMAVAEFLADHSAVEWVNYPGLESHETHEEASEYLEGGYGGMITFGLEGGYDAAETVCNEVELSSLLANVGDAKTLIIHPASTTHQQLTEEEKLASGVTDDLVRLSVGIEDVDDVIADLDRAIDQV, encoded by the coding sequence ATGAGTGACGACTCGGACTCTGAGGGACACAGATTCGCCACGAACAGCATCCACGCCGGCCAGGAACCAGATTCGGCCACGGGTGCCCGCGCACCGCCGCTGTACCAGACGACGTCCTACGAGTTCGACGACACCGACCACGCCGCCGCACTGTTCGGGCTCGAGGAAGCGGGCAACATCTACTCGCGGATTATGAACCCGACGAACGCGATGCTCGAGGAGCGCATCGCGACGCTCGAGGGCGGCGTCGGCGCGCTGGCCACCGCCTCGGGAATGGCCGCGTTCGACCTCGCGACGTTCATCCTCGCGGAGGTCGGCGACAACATCGTCTCCTCGTCGTCGCTGTACGGCGGGACCTACACCTATCTCACCCACACCGTCGAAAAACGCGGGATCGAGACGAAATTCGTCGACACGCTGGACTACGACGCCTACGACGCGGCGATCGACGACGACACCGCCTTCGTCCACCTCGAGACGATCGGGAACCCCGCGCTCGTGACGCCGGATATCGAACGCATCGCGGATATCGCCCACGACCACGACGTACCGTTGTTCGTCGACAACACCTTCGCCACGCCGTACCTCTGTCGGCCGCTCGAGCACGGCGCGGACCTGGTCTGGAACTCGACGACCAAGTGGATCCACGGCGCGGGGTCGACGGTCGGCGGGATCCTCGTCGACGGCGGCTCGTTCCCCTGGGCCGACGGGGACTACCCCGAGATCGCCGAGCCGAATCCGGCCTACCACGGGATCAACTTCGCCGAGGCGTTCGGCGACGCCGCCTTCTCGGCCGTCGCCCGAACCCGCGGGCTGCGGGATCTGGGCAACCAGCAGTCCCCCTTCGACGCCTGGGTGACCCTGCAGAAACTCGAGTCGCTCCCGCTGCGAATGGAGAAACACTGCGAGAACGCCATGGCCGTCGCGGAGTTCCTCGCGGATCACTCGGCCGTCGAGTGGGTCAACTACCCCGGCCTCGAGAGCCACGAGACCCACGAGGAAGCGAGCGAGTACCTCGAGGGCGGCTACGGCGGCATGATCACCTTCGGACTCGAGGGTGGGTACGACGCCGCGGAGACGGTCTGCAACGAGGTGGAGCTCTCGAGTCTGCTCGCGAACGTCGGCGACGCGAAGACGCTGATCATCCACCCCGCGAGCACGACCCACCAGCAGCTCACCGAGGAGGAGAAGCTGGCCAGCGGCGTGACCGACGACCTCGTGCGCCTGTCGGTGGGGATCGAAGACGTCGACGACGTGATCGCGGACCTCGATCGGGCGATCGACCAGGTGTAA
- a CDS encoding DUF7522 family protein yields MPTGILTSEAAEQIVATCRTAIGDSLRSVTYFTRDDFEQVYLREDLERDADLSTFIGHEWRGFKTTQTAYEGSELGAYDYTIRVFDNGFLIRVTNDSEGVFVTTDGLTVKDFEEVATALDSFLSSREIS; encoded by the coding sequence ATGCCGACCGGGATACTCACGTCAGAGGCAGCGGAGCAGATCGTCGCAACCTGTCGAACGGCCATCGGCGACAGCCTCCGTTCGGTCACCTACTTCACGCGCGACGACTTCGAGCAGGTCTACCTCCGCGAGGACCTGGAGCGCGACGCCGACCTCTCGACGTTCATCGGCCACGAGTGGCGCGGGTTCAAGACCACCCAGACCGCCTACGAAGGGTCGGAACTCGGCGCGTACGACTACACGATTCGCGTCTTCGACAACGGCTTCCTCATCCGCGTAACCAACGACAGCGAGGGCGTCTTCGTCACCACTGACGGGCTGACGGTCAAAGACTTCGAAGAGGTCGCGACGGCGCTCGATTCGTTCCTCAGCAGCCGCGAGATTTCGTAG
- a CDS encoding DUF5813 family protein, producing MTDLPDAVARELDSHDAFARRDDGYRLTTTVFETTVTADDADGKRDGRFRITVFLPTLDAAVADEVVADVVEEGWFETLERRLRDVFTVARTDTHDDPVVDRDAGEVRVRLEYTAWDAGEGVDDAKALIEFVEGTFAQGIIPGYEYRGEAATLLENAQNRGQQAADGDRNGTSGGMPL from the coding sequence ATGACCGACCTTCCCGACGCCGTCGCACGCGAACTCGACTCTCACGACGCGTTCGCCCGGCGCGACGACGGCTACCGCCTCACGACGACCGTCTTCGAAACGACCGTGACGGCCGACGACGCCGACGGAAAGCGCGACGGCCGCTTTCGCATCACCGTCTTCCTCCCGACGCTCGACGCGGCCGTCGCCGACGAGGTCGTCGCCGACGTCGTCGAAGAGGGTTGGTTCGAGACGCTCGAGCGGCGACTGCGTGACGTGTTTACCGTCGCGCGCACGGACACGCACGACGACCCCGTCGTCGACCGGGACGCCGGCGAGGTCCGAGTTCGACTCGAGTACACCGCCTGGGACGCCGGCGAGGGCGTCGACGACGCCAAAGCCCTCATCGAGTTCGTCGAAGGGACATTCGCACAGGGGATCATCCCGGGCTACGAGTACCGCGGCGAGGCGGCAACGCTGCTCGAGAACGCCCAGAACAGAGGGCAGCAGGCTGCAGACGGCGACAGAAACGGAACCAGTGGCGGCATGCCGCTGTAA
- a CDS encoding sodium:calcium antiporter produces the protein MIEVATLLLMATAGTAIVWKGSGWLEESANKLAVAYGLPAVVQGAVIAAVGSSTPELASVILATLIHEEFELGVGSIVGSAVFNLLVIPGLSVLVGGGIDTTRELVYKESLFYMLAVASLLLTFSLAVIYNPADVAGGRIGGSVSRPLALFPIALYGLYLFTQYLDATEADKAADASIELARAWFWFVVGLAFIVVGVEALVRAAIGLGAAFGTPTFLWGMTVVAAGSSLPDTFVSLTAARADRPTVTLANVLGSNTFDLLVAVPVGVLIAGSRTVDFGHIVPMMGFLVLATITFFAISRTGMRLSRREAWSLLVLYTAFVCWLLLESLGVVSVLGL, from the coding sequence ATGATCGAGGTCGCCACGCTGCTCCTGATGGCAACCGCCGGGACGGCGATCGTCTGGAAGGGAAGCGGCTGGCTCGAGGAGTCGGCGAACAAACTCGCGGTCGCGTACGGACTGCCGGCGGTCGTTCAGGGGGCCGTAATCGCGGCCGTAGGCTCGAGTACCCCGGAACTGGCGAGCGTCATTCTCGCGACGCTGATACACGAGGAGTTCGAACTCGGTGTGGGGTCGATCGTCGGCTCGGCGGTATTCAACCTCCTCGTGATTCCGGGGCTCTCGGTGCTCGTCGGCGGCGGGATCGACACGACGCGCGAACTGGTCTACAAGGAGTCGCTGTTTTACATGCTCGCAGTCGCGTCGCTGTTGTTGACGTTCTCGCTGGCGGTCATCTACAACCCGGCCGACGTGGCCGGCGGCCGAATCGGCGGGAGCGTCTCGAGACCGCTCGCCCTGTTTCCGATCGCGCTGTACGGACTCTACCTGTTTACCCAGTATCTCGACGCCACGGAGGCCGACAAGGCGGCCGACGCATCGATCGAGCTCGCCCGGGCGTGGTTCTGGTTCGTCGTCGGACTGGCGTTCATCGTCGTCGGCGTGGAGGCACTCGTCCGCGCAGCGATCGGGCTCGGTGCGGCGTTCGGGACGCCCACGTTCCTCTGGGGCATGACCGTCGTGGCCGCTGGCTCGAGTCTGCCGGATACGTTCGTCAGTCTCACGGCTGCGCGGGCCGACCGGCCGACAGTCACGCTGGCGAACGTCCTCGGGAGCAACACGTTCGACCTGCTCGTGGCCGTGCCGGTCGGCGTTCTCATCGCGGGATCGCGGACGGTAGACTTCGGCCACATCGTCCCGATGATGGGGTTTCTGGTGCTGGCGACGATCACGTTCTTCGCGATCTCGCGGACCGGAATGCGGCTCTCTCGACGGGAAGCGTGGTCGCTGCTCGTGCTCTACACAGCGTTCGTCTGCTGGCTCCTGCTGGAGAGTCTGGGCGTCGTCAGCGTGCTCGGGCTCTGA